A window from Nocardioides mesophilus encodes these proteins:
- the hemL gene encoding glutamate-1-semialdehyde 2,1-aminomutase, whose translation MTPSTTSGSAALFRRAHSVTPGGVNSPVRAFNAVGGTPRFIESARGALLRDVDGNEYVDLVCSWGPMLLGHAHPAVQEAVVAAVARGTSYGTPTRPEVELAEEIVARTPVDKVRFVSSGTEATMSAIRLARGFTGRDLVVKFAGCYHGHVDSLLAAAGSGLATFAVPGTPGVPAASTAATLVLPFNDRAAVEQAFAEHGAGIACLVTEASPGNMGVVPPLPGFNEFLAETCRRHGALFVSDEVMTGFRVSRSGQWGLDGAREGWRPDLVTFGKVMGGGFPAAAFGGRADVMGMLSPEGPVYQAGTLSGNPVATTAGLVTLQHATDEVYAQLDRAAGIVGAAADKALTDAGVPHLVQAGGNMFSVFLFDESAGDVTAVTDFAGASAQNLDRYKAFFHSMLDQGVYLPPSAFEAWFLSSAHDDAVLDRVLEALPAAARAAAAVPPDRSARPADTDQGDA comes from the coding sequence GTGACCCCCTCCACGACCTCCGGATCCGCCGCGCTGTTCAGGCGTGCCCACTCGGTCACGCCGGGCGGGGTGAACTCGCCGGTGCGCGCGTTCAACGCCGTCGGCGGCACCCCCCGCTTCATCGAGAGCGCGCGCGGCGCCCTGCTGCGCGACGTCGACGGCAACGAGTACGTCGACCTGGTGTGCAGCTGGGGCCCGATGCTGCTGGGCCACGCCCACCCCGCCGTGCAGGAGGCCGTCGTCGCGGCGGTCGCCCGCGGTACGTCGTACGGCACCCCGACCCGCCCCGAAGTCGAGCTGGCCGAGGAGATCGTGGCGCGGACCCCGGTCGACAAGGTGCGCTTCGTCTCCTCCGGCACCGAGGCGACCATGTCGGCGATCCGGCTGGCCCGCGGCTTCACCGGCCGCGACCTGGTCGTGAAGTTCGCCGGCTGCTACCACGGGCACGTCGACTCGCTGCTGGCCGCGGCCGGCTCCGGGCTGGCCACCTTCGCGGTTCCCGGCACGCCGGGGGTGCCGGCTGCCTCGACCGCGGCGACCCTGGTGCTGCCGTTCAACGACCGGGCCGCCGTCGAGCAGGCCTTCGCCGAGCACGGCGCCGGCATCGCCTGCCTGGTCACGGAGGCGTCGCCCGGCAACATGGGCGTGGTCCCGCCGCTGCCCGGCTTCAACGAGTTCCTCGCCGAGACCTGCCGCCGCCACGGTGCGCTGTTCGTCAGCGACGAGGTGATGACCGGCTTCCGGGTCTCCCGGTCCGGCCAGTGGGGGCTCGACGGCGCCCGGGAGGGCTGGCGGCCGGACCTGGTCACCTTCGGCAAGGTGATGGGCGGCGGCTTCCCGGCCGCGGCCTTCGGCGGCCGCGCCGACGTGATGGGCATGCTCTCCCCGGAGGGGCCGGTCTACCAGGCGGGCACGCTGTCGGGGAACCCGGTCGCCACCACCGCCGGCCTGGTGACGCTGCAGCACGCGACCGACGAGGTCTACGCGCAGCTCGACCGGGCGGCCGGGATCGTCGGCGCCGCCGCCGACAAGGCGCTCACCGACGCCGGGGTGCCGCACCTGGTGCAGGCCGGCGGCAACATGTTCAGCGTCTTCCTCTTCGACGAGTCGGCGGGCGACGTCACCGCGGTCACCGACTTCGCCGGCGCGAGCGCGCAGAACCTCGATCGCTACAAGGCCTTCTTCCACTCGATGCTCGACCAGGGCGTCTACCTGCCGCCGAGCGCTTTCGAGGCGTGGTTCCTCTCCTCCGCCCACGACGACGCGGTGCTGGACCGGGTCCTCGAGGCGCTGCCGGCGGCTGCCCGGGCCGCGGCCGCCGTACCCCCCGACCGATCCGCCCGCCCCGCCGACACCGACCAGGGAGACGCATGA
- a CDS encoding TlpA family protein disulfide reductase, with product MTPSLPPRRRTRAAAALAGLAVAATLTGCSSDVGSSGEQGFVSGAGIITTLPAAEREAPGEVSGTTIDGEPLALSDYAGQVVVVNVWGSWCGPCRGEAPMLADAARDLAAKDVAFLGIDSRDPDRAQARAFVRTFDIPYPSIYDQQGRTLLAFRGTLVPNAIPSTVIIDREGRVAASVQGPITRTTLYDLVEEVQGGEAS from the coding sequence ATGACGCCGTCGCTCCCGCCACGCCGCCGTACCCGTGCCGCGGCCGCCCTCGCCGGGCTGGCCGTGGCGGCCACGCTCACGGGCTGCTCCAGCGACGTCGGCAGCTCGGGCGAGCAGGGCTTCGTCTCCGGCGCCGGGATCATCACCACGCTGCCCGCCGCCGAGCGGGAGGCGCCGGGCGAGGTCTCCGGGACGACCATCGACGGCGAGCCGCTGGCGCTCTCGGACTACGCCGGCCAGGTCGTCGTGGTCAACGTCTGGGGCTCCTGGTGCGGACCCTGCCGCGGTGAGGCGCCGATGCTGGCCGACGCCGCCCGCGACCTGGCGGCGAAGGACGTCGCCTTCCTGGGCATCGACTCGCGCGACCCCGACCGGGCGCAGGCCCGGGCCTTCGTGCGCACCTTCGACATCCCCTACCCGAGCATCTACGACCAGCAGGGCCGCACGCTGCTGGCGTTCCGCGGCACGCTGGTGCCCAACGCGATCCCCAGCACGGTGATCATCGACCGCGAGGGCCGGGTGGCCGCCAGCGTCCAGGGCCCGATCACCCGGACGACCCTCTACGACCTCGTCGAGGAAGTCCAGGGCGGCGAGGCCTCGTGA
- a CDS encoding lytic murein transglycosylase, with amino-acid sequence MSHRLTTWQKATALVPLALLSGAWTTSLAGFGTASAATEEPGTLPDGTTLPAAAVQAPASLSAPGEIAPGVPSGAADAVVRSASPNGIPSAALAAYQRAAQVIDSADRSCHIGWQLIAAIGRVESDHGRYGGNTLSDEGVSTPGIYGIPLDGSHGTQKIGDSDGGRFDDDAVFDRAVGPMQFIPSTWRVVGVDGDGDGVRDPQDIDDAALATAVYLCSGEEDLATPAGQRSAVYRYNHSQEYVDLVLAIMEAYTDGDYSAVPNQAAAPTSFFPSYGSPALQPVIRGKNQAAPGPRSGAGAGAQGGASGAGAGTGGTGSSGGTGGTGGTTAPATPPATGGGDAPDPVKETVKKVTEPVAPVVEPVISTAQAVDLCVAELNQQYGAAPQKAVDACVAALQGKTLAEAQGAVGGVVAGLADLVKSLLGGVLGGLG; translated from the coding sequence ATGTCTCACCGTCTGACCACCTGGCAGAAGGCCACCGCGCTGGTGCCGCTGGCGCTGCTGTCGGGTGCCTGGACCACCAGCCTGGCCGGGTTCGGCACCGCCTCCGCCGCCACCGAGGAGCCGGGCACGCTGCCCGATGGCACCACGCTGCCGGCGGCCGCCGTGCAGGCGCCGGCGAGCCTGTCCGCTCCCGGCGAGATCGCCCCCGGCGTGCCCAGCGGCGCCGCCGACGCGGTGGTCCGCTCCGCCTCCCCCAACGGCATCCCCTCCGCGGCCCTGGCCGCCTACCAGCGCGCCGCCCAGGTGATCGACTCCGCGGACCGTTCGTGCCACATCGGCTGGCAGCTGATCGCCGCCATCGGCCGCGTCGAGTCCGACCACGGCCGCTACGGCGGCAACACCCTCTCCGACGAGGGGGTGAGCACCCCGGGCATCTACGGCATCCCGCTCGACGGCTCGCACGGCACGCAGAAGATCGGCGACAGCGACGGTGGCCGGTTCGACGACGACGCGGTCTTCGACCGCGCCGTGGGCCCGATGCAGTTCATCCCCTCGACGTGGCGGGTGGTCGGTGTCGACGGCGACGGCGACGGGGTGCGCGACCCCCAGGACATCGACGACGCCGCGCTGGCGACCGCGGTCTACCTCTGCTCCGGCGAGGAGGACCTCGCCACACCGGCGGGGCAGCGCTCGGCGGTCTACCGCTACAACCACAGCCAGGAGTACGTCGACCTGGTGCTCGCGATCATGGAGGCCTACACCGACGGCGACTACAGCGCGGTCCCCAACCAGGCGGCGGCGCCCACCAGCTTCTTCCCCTCCTACGGCAGCCCCGCCCTGCAGCCGGTCATCCGCGGCAAGAACCAGGCCGCGCCCGGCCCGAGGTCCGGCGCGGGGGCCGGCGCACAGGGCGGCGCGTCCGGCGCCGGCGCCGGCACCGGCGGCACCGGGAGCAGCGGCGGCACTGGCGGCACCGGCGGGACGACAGCGCCGGCGACCCCTCCTGCCACCGGCGGGGGCGACGCCCCCGACCCGGTGAAGGAGACCGTCAAGAAGGTCACCGAGCCGGTCGCGCCGGTCGTCGAGCCGGTCATCAGCACCGCGCAGGCCGTGGACCTGTGCGTCGCCGAGCTCAACCAGCAGTACGGCGCCGCACCGCAGAAGGCCGTCGACGCCTGCGTCGCGGCGCTGCAGGGCAAGACGCTCGCCGAGGCGCAGGGTGCCGTCGGCGGGGTCGTCGCCGGCCTGGCCGACCTGGTCAAGAGCCTGCTCGGCGGCGTGCTCGGCGGCCTCGGCTGA
- the hemB gene encoding porphobilinogen synthase, whose product MAEAAFPVARPRRLRRTPTLRRLVAETTVEARQLVLPAFVREGISEPVPISSMPGVVQHTHDSLRRAAAEAAELGLGGIMLFGVPEWKDARGSGAVDPDGILNVAIEEVVSEVGDALPVMADLCLDEFTDHGHCGLVAPDGSVDNDSTLEVYAAMALAQASAGVDLVGPSGMMDGQVGVIRAALDAAGHTDVAILAYSAKYASAFYGPFREAVDSSLQGDRRTYQQDGGNVREGVREALLDVAEGADLVMVKPALAYLDVIRAVRDAVDVPVAAYNISGEYSMLEAAAANGWIDREAAILETLTSIRRAGADVTLTYWAAEVARLLRAAR is encoded by the coding sequence GTGGCCGAGGCAGCGTTCCCGGTCGCCCGGCCGCGGCGGCTGCGGCGCACGCCCACGCTGCGCCGGCTCGTCGCGGAGACCACCGTGGAGGCCCGCCAGCTGGTGCTGCCGGCGTTCGTCCGCGAGGGGATCAGCGAGCCCGTGCCGATCAGCAGCATGCCCGGGGTCGTCCAGCACACCCACGACTCGCTACGGCGGGCCGCGGCCGAGGCGGCCGAGCTCGGCCTCGGCGGAATCATGCTGTTCGGGGTCCCGGAGTGGAAGGACGCTCGCGGCAGCGGGGCGGTCGATCCCGACGGGATCCTCAACGTCGCGATCGAGGAGGTGGTCTCCGAGGTCGGTGACGCGCTGCCGGTGATGGCGGACCTGTGCCTCGACGAGTTCACGGACCACGGGCACTGCGGCCTGGTCGCGCCGGATGGCTCGGTCGACAACGACTCCACGCTGGAGGTGTACGCCGCGATGGCGCTCGCCCAGGCCTCGGCCGGGGTCGACCTGGTGGGGCCCAGCGGCATGATGGACGGCCAGGTCGGCGTGATCCGGGCCGCCCTGGACGCCGCCGGGCACACCGACGTGGCGATCCTGGCCTACTCGGCGAAGTACGCCTCCGCGTTCTACGGCCCGTTCCGCGAGGCCGTCGACTCCTCCTTGCAGGGGGACCGGCGGACCTACCAGCAGGACGGCGGCAACGTCCGCGAGGGAGTCCGCGAGGCGCTGCTCGACGTGGCCGAGGGTGCCGACCTGGTGATGGTGAAGCCGGCGCTGGCCTACCTCGACGTGATCCGTGCGGTCCGGGATGCGGTGGACGTGCCGGTCGCGGCCTACAACATCTCCGGCGAGTACTCCATGCTCGAGGCCGCCGCCGCGAACGGCTGGATCGACCGGGAGGCCGCCATCCTCGAGACGCTCACCTCGATCCGGCGCGCCGGTGCCGACGTCACGCTGACCTACTGGGCCGCCGAGGTCGCGCGGCTGCTGCGCGCCGCTCGCTGA
- a CDS encoding histidine phosphatase family protein, producing the protein MTLETTTVHLLRHGEVHNPSGVLYGRSDGYHLSDLGRQMAQRVADAVEGRDIVSVTASPLERAQETAAPLAAARGLEVGTDARIIESANVFEGERFAGGGVLKQPRTWRYLWNPWRPSWGEPYKEIAARMMAAVHDARDGARGHEAVLVSHQLPIWTTRLHVERRSFLHDPRRRQCTLCSLTSLTFVGDELTTLRYSEPAADLIPVQDRSAPFSAGGAAPS; encoded by the coding sequence ATGACCCTCGAGACCACCACCGTGCACCTGCTGCGGCACGGCGAGGTCCACAACCCCTCCGGCGTGCTCTACGGCCGCAGCGACGGCTACCACCTCTCCGACCTCGGCCGGCAGATGGCGCAGCGTGTCGCCGACGCGGTCGAGGGCCGCGACATCGTCAGCGTCACTGCCTCGCCGCTGGAGCGGGCGCAGGAGACCGCGGCGCCGCTGGCCGCCGCCCGCGGGCTCGAGGTGGGCACCGACGCCCGGATCATCGAGTCCGCCAACGTCTTCGAGGGCGAGCGGTTCGCCGGCGGCGGGGTCCTCAAGCAGCCGCGCACCTGGCGCTACCTGTGGAACCCGTGGCGGCCGTCCTGGGGCGAGCCCTACAAGGAGATCGCCGCACGCATGATGGCGGCGGTGCACGACGCCCGGGACGGCGCCCGCGGCCACGAGGCCGTCCTGGTCTCCCACCAGCTCCCGATCTGGACGACCCGGCTGCACGTCGAGCGGCGCTCCTTCCTGCACGACCCGCGCCGCCGCCAGTGCACGTTGTGCTCGCTGACCTCGCTCACCTTCGTCGGGGACGAGCTGACCACGCTGCGCTACTCCGAGCCGGCCGCCGACCTGATCCCGGTCCAGGACCGGTCCGCGCCGTTCTCCGCCGGCGGTGCCGCCCCGAGCTGA
- a CDS encoding VOC family protein — protein MGEETQPDRPDRPDRPDQRDRWSRSDWWGVMLDAPDVDVLAQFYSRLRGWPIWSQGDDGAALDLGEGVAYLAIQHNPDYVRPVWPAAPGSQQMMLHLDFQVTDLEAAVARALELGAELPEHQPQEDVRVLLDPAGHPFCLYT, from the coding sequence ATGGGTGAGGAGACGCAGCCCGACCGGCCCGACCGGCCCGACCGGCCCGACCAGCGCGACCGGTGGTCGCGCTCGGACTGGTGGGGCGTGATGCTCGACGCGCCGGACGTCGACGTGCTGGCGCAGTTCTACTCCCGGCTGCGGGGCTGGCCGATCTGGTCGCAGGGCGACGACGGCGCGGCCCTCGACCTCGGGGAGGGCGTGGCCTACCTGGCGATCCAGCACAACCCCGACTACGTGCGCCCGGTGTGGCCGGCCGCACCGGGGAGCCAGCAGATGATGCTGCACCTCGACTTCCAGGTCACCGACCTCGAGGCCGCGGTGGCAAGGGCCCTCGAGCTCGGCGCGGAGCTGCCGGAGCACCAGCCGCAGGAGGACGTGCGGGTGCTGCTCGACCCCGCCGGGCACCCGTTCTGCCTCTACACCTGA
- a CDS encoding cytochrome c biogenesis CcdA family protein: MAGWFESTVLSGSLVLALPVAAVAGLVSFFSPCVVPLLPGYLSYATGLSGADLAEARRGRMVLGSVLFVLGFSFVFVALGTLSGALGDWLWEYMRPISVVLGVVTILVGVAFLGLVPWLQRDVRVHKVPAVGLAAAPLLGVLFGLGWTPCIGPTLAAVQTLALHEGTAGRGAALSVAYSLGLGIPFVLAGLAFRRTLGAVAWVRRHQAWVTRVGGVMLIGVGLLLVSGLWDVWVAELRGWVGGFEVVV, from the coding sequence CTGGCCGGCTGGTTCGAGAGCACGGTGCTCTCGGGCTCGCTGGTGCTCGCGCTCCCGGTGGCCGCGGTGGCCGGGCTGGTCTCGTTCTTCTCCCCGTGCGTGGTGCCGCTGCTGCCGGGCTACCTCTCCTACGCCACCGGCCTCTCCGGAGCCGACCTCGCCGAGGCGCGGCGCGGCCGGATGGTGCTCGGGTCGGTGCTGTTCGTGCTCGGCTTCTCGTTCGTCTTCGTCGCGCTCGGCACGCTCTCGGGCGCGCTCGGCGACTGGCTGTGGGAGTACATGCGGCCGATCAGCGTCGTGCTCGGGGTGGTGACGATCCTGGTCGGGGTCGCCTTCCTCGGCCTCGTCCCCTGGCTCCAGCGCGACGTGCGGGTGCACAAGGTGCCGGCCGTCGGGCTGGCGGCCGCACCGCTGCTCGGCGTGCTCTTCGGCCTCGGCTGGACCCCCTGCATCGGGCCCACCCTCGCGGCCGTGCAGACCCTGGCGCTGCACGAGGGCACCGCCGGTCGCGGCGCCGCGCTCAGCGTCGCCTACTCGCTGGGCCTGGGCATCCCGTTCGTGCTGGCGGGCCTGGCGTTCCGGCGCACGCTCGGCGCCGTCGCCTGGGTACGCCGCCACCAGGCCTGGGTCACCCGGGTCGGCGGGGTGATGCTGATCGGCGTCGGGCTGCTGCTGGTCAGCGGGCTGTGGGACGTCTGGGTCGCGGAGCTCCGCGGCTGGGTCGGCGGCTTCGAGGTGGTCGTGTGA
- the resB gene encoding cytochrome c biogenesis protein ResB, which yields MSLTDRDHASPRPAAGAGGAASNPTPPPAPPGLGPVALARWAWRQLTSMRTALVLLFLLALAAVPGSVVPQENIDAIAVNGWQADHPRLTPIYEALGLFSVYGSVWFAAIYILLMISLVGCVVPRLRVYWRAMRARPPRAPRNLARLPQSRTFELDGEPAAVLERAVSVLRGRRYRVEVDGDAVAGERGYLREAGNLLFHSSVLLVLVAFAAGQLFGYKGGVITVVGQGFSNSLTQYDDFAPGSLFDPQDLTPLNLTVEDFDVDFLTSGPQMGQPRDFRAKVRYSATPGAPEKTQEVAVNHPLTLDGVSVFLVGHGYAPVVTVKDGNGDVAFSGPAVFLPQDSSFASFGVIKVPDAAPTQLGFEGLFLPTYGFTMARGPFSQFPDALDPVLSLVPYSGDLGLDDGKPQSVYQLDKDRLKPFKSKDASRGAAARIKLSPGDEVQLPQGAGSIRFDGVQRWVKLQVSDSPGKGWALFGVILGILGLMGSLFIRPRRAWVRVRPAGPAGPGGSGRRRTVVELAGLDRSSGGDLGDEIDELERRLRGGAAGEHAQSPGGPDVPDVSGSDVPNDNDAPNHEERS from the coding sequence GTGAGCCTGACCGATCGCGACCACGCCTCGCCGCGGCCCGCCGCCGGCGCGGGCGGAGCGGCCTCCAACCCGACCCCGCCGCCGGCGCCCCCGGGGCTCGGCCCGGTCGCGCTGGCGCGCTGGGCGTGGCGACAGCTGACCTCGATGCGCACCGCGCTGGTGCTGCTGTTCCTGCTCGCGCTCGCGGCCGTCCCCGGCAGCGTCGTGCCCCAGGAGAACATCGACGCGATCGCGGTGAACGGCTGGCAGGCCGACCACCCCCGGCTCACCCCGATCTACGAGGCGCTCGGGCTGTTCTCGGTCTACGGCTCGGTCTGGTTCGCGGCGATCTACATCCTGCTGATGATCTCGCTGGTCGGCTGCGTGGTGCCCCGGCTGCGGGTCTACTGGCGGGCGATGCGGGCGCGTCCTCCGCGGGCGCCGCGCAACCTCGCCCGGCTGCCGCAGTCGCGCACCTTCGAGCTCGACGGGGAGCCGGCGGCGGTGCTGGAGCGGGCGGTCTCGGTGCTACGCGGGCGCCGCTACCGGGTCGAGGTCGACGGTGACGCGGTGGCGGGGGAGCGCGGCTACCTGCGCGAGGCCGGCAACCTGCTGTTCCACTCCTCGGTGCTGCTGGTGCTGGTCGCGTTCGCCGCCGGGCAGCTGTTCGGCTACAAGGGCGGCGTCATCACCGTGGTCGGCCAGGGTTTCTCCAACTCGCTGACGCAGTACGACGACTTCGCGCCGGGATCGCTCTTCGACCCCCAGGACCTGACCCCGCTGAACCTGACCGTCGAGGACTTCGACGTCGACTTCCTGACCAGCGGCCCGCAGATGGGCCAGCCCCGGGACTTCCGGGCCAAGGTCCGCTACAGCGCGACGCCGGGTGCCCCGGAGAAGACCCAGGAGGTCGCGGTCAACCACCCGCTCACCCTCGACGGGGTCAGCGTGTTCCTGGTCGGCCACGGCTACGCACCGGTCGTCACGGTCAAGGACGGCAACGGCGACGTCGCCTTCTCCGGGCCGGCGGTGTTCCTGCCCCAGGACAGCTCGTTCGCCTCCTTCGGGGTGATCAAGGTGCCGGACGCCGCCCCCACCCAGCTCGGCTTCGAGGGGCTGTTCCTGCCGACCTACGGCTTCACGATGGCGCGCGGACCGTTCTCCCAGTTCCCCGACGCCCTGGACCCGGTGCTCTCCCTGGTGCCCTACTCCGGCGACCTCGGCCTCGACGACGGCAAGCCCCAGTCGGTCTACCAGCTCGACAAGGACCGGTTGAAGCCGTTCAAGAGCAAGGACGCCTCCCGCGGGGCCGCGGCCCGGATCAAGCTCTCGCCGGGCGACGAGGTGCAGCTGCCCCAGGGCGCCGGCTCGATCCGCTTCGACGGGGTCCAGCGCTGGGTGAAGCTCCAGGTCAGCGACAGCCCCGGCAAGGGCTGGGCGCTGTTCGGGGTGATCCTCGGCATCCTCGGGCTGATGGGCTCGCTGTTCATCCGGCCGCGCCGGGCCTGGGTGCGGGTCCGGCCCGCCGGGCCGGCCGGTCCCGGCGGCTCCGGGCGGCGGCGTACCGTGGTGGAGCTGGCCGGCCTCGACCGCAGCTCGGGGGGCGACCTCGGCGACGAGATCGACGAGCTGGAGCGCCGCCTGCGCGGCGGAGCGGCCGGTGAGCATGCGCAGAGCCCTGGCGGCCCCGACGTCCCGGACGTGTCCGGCTCCGACGTACCGAACGACAACGACGCACCGAACCACGAGGAGAGATCGTGA
- a CDS encoding uroporphyrinogen-III synthase, producing MTGSTRVSDNSKKATVSKSVSKTAATRATTRAATVKAETPAVPTPSTRAGFVSFVGSGPGDPDLLTVRAADLLRQAEIVVTEAPEHAALVERLAPGATVVDGGFGTDGQPLTHAARAKAVVKQAKSGARVVRLMAGDPFLYASGPEEAQACVKAGVGFEIVPGVSSVTAVPAYAGVPLTDKKHREVAVVNCSEAKVDWSVYADDRTLVLLSAVGSIGVIADALVAAGRSASTPVAMTRVGTTTEQETVVSTLEEIAADCRAARMSPPAVTVVGDVVDLRSTLSWFETKPLFGWRVLVPRTKEQAGSLSARLRGYGAVPEEVPTISVEPPRNPQQMDKAIRGLVEGRYEWIAFTSVNAVRAVREKFDEYGLDARAFSGLKIAAVGEKTAAAIEAWGLRADLVPAGEQSARGLVEDWPPFDELLDPINRVFLPRADIATETLVAGLVELGWEVDDVTAYRTVRATPPPAPTREAIKSGKFDAVVFTSSSTVRNLVGIAGKPHASTIIAVIGPATAKTAEEHGLRVDVLAPSPSVEVLVDALADFGAARRASLLEAGAPVTRPSERRPSARRKAT from the coding sequence ATGACCGGGAGCACCCGCGTCAGCGACAACAGCAAGAAGGCGACTGTGAGCAAGAGCGTTTCCAAGACCGCAGCCACCCGCGCGACGACCCGTGCCGCCACGGTGAAGGCCGAGACGCCTGCCGTGCCGACCCCGTCGACGAGGGCAGGCTTCGTCTCCTTCGTGGGCAGCGGCCCGGGCGACCCGGACCTGCTGACCGTGCGCGCCGCGGACCTGCTCCGGCAGGCCGAGATCGTGGTGACCGAGGCCCCCGAGCACGCCGCGCTCGTGGAGCGACTGGCCCCGGGCGCGACCGTGGTCGACGGTGGCTTCGGCACCGACGGGCAGCCGCTGACCCACGCGGCCCGGGCCAAGGCCGTCGTCAAGCAGGCCAAGTCCGGCGCGCGGGTGGTCCGGCTGATGGCCGGCGACCCGTTCCTCTACGCGAGCGGCCCGGAGGAGGCGCAGGCCTGCGTCAAGGCCGGCGTCGGCTTCGAGATCGTCCCGGGCGTGAGCTCGGTGACCGCGGTCCCGGCCTACGCCGGCGTCCCGCTGACCGACAAGAAGCACCGCGAGGTCGCGGTGGTGAACTGCTCGGAGGCCAAGGTCGACTGGAGCGTCTACGCCGACGACCGCACGCTGGTGCTGCTCTCCGCGGTCGGCTCCATCGGGGTGATCGCGGACGCCCTGGTGGCGGCCGGGCGGTCGGCGTCCACGCCGGTCGCGATGACCCGGGTCGGCACCACCACCGAGCAGGAGACGGTCGTCTCCACCCTCGAGGAGATCGCGGCCGACTGCCGCGCCGCCCGGATGTCGCCCCCGGCCGTCACCGTGGTCGGCGACGTGGTCGACCTGCGCAGCACGCTGTCCTGGTTCGAGACCAAGCCGCTGTTCGGCTGGCGGGTGCTGGTGCCGCGCACCAAGGAGCAGGCCGGTTCGCTGTCGGCGCGGCTGCGCGGCTACGGCGCGGTGCCCGAGGAGGTCCCCACGATCTCGGTCGAGCCGCCGCGCAACCCGCAGCAGATGGACAAGGCGATCCGCGGCCTCGTCGAGGGTCGCTACGAGTGGATCGCGTTCACCTCGGTCAACGCGGTCCGCGCGGTCCGCGAGAAGTTCGACGAGTACGGCCTCGACGCGCGCGCCTTCTCCGGGCTCAAGATCGCCGCGGTCGGTGAGAAGACCGCCGCCGCGATCGAGGCCTGGGGCCTGCGCGCCGACCTGGTCCCGGCCGGCGAGCAGTCCGCCCGCGGCCTGGTCGAGGACTGGCCGCCCTTCGACGAGCTGCTGGACCCGATCAACCGGGTCTTCCTGCCGCGCGCCGACATCGCCACCGAGACGCTGGTGGCCGGCCTGGTGGAGCTCGGCTGGGAGGTCGACGACGTGACCGCCTACCGGACCGTGCGCGCGACCCCGCCGCCGGCGCCGACCCGCGAGGCGATCAAGAGCGGCAAGTTCGACGCGGTCGTGTTCACCTCGTCCTCGACGGTGCGCAACCTCGTCGGCATCGCCGGCAAGCCGCACGCCTCGACGATCATCGCGGTGATCGGCCCGGCGACCGCCAAGACCGCCGAGGAGCACGGGCTGCGCGTCGACGTGCTGGCCCCCTCGCCGTCGGTGGAGGTGCTCGTCGACGCCCTGGCCGACTTCGGCGCCGCCCGCCGGGCGTCGCTGCTCGAGGCCGGAGCGCCGGTCACCCGGCCCTCGGAGCGTCGCCCATCGGCTCGCCGCAAGGCGACCTGA
- the ccsB gene encoding c-type cytochrome biogenesis protein CcsB, protein MSTADFAAFSNNAIMFASIVYTLAFLAHVMEWSATRAVSRAGTTRAAVAAPASGAGGSASGTTLTATAGPDGEADEDAELRIEKWGRIGVALTIVAVLLHFAALVSRGLGSDPIRVPWGNMYEFTLAGAFGVSLMYLVLGRRHNLRWMGLPVTGFEIIVLMLAVLLLYVPAGPLVPALHSYWLVIHVMAAVIASGAFAVGAIASLLFLVKERSINRGRLRPGGYLDRLPDLPSLDRVAYRLHAFGFPIWTFAALVAGPVWAEYAWGSYWNWDPKEVWAFISWVVYAAYLHARATAGWRGRAAAVIALVGFATLLFNFVGINFFFGGGSMHSYAGG, encoded by the coding sequence GTGAGCACCGCGGACTTCGCTGCCTTCTCCAACAACGCGATCATGTTCGCCTCGATCGTCTACACGCTGGCGTTCCTCGCCCACGTGATGGAGTGGTCGGCCACCCGGGCCGTCTCCCGCGCGGGCACGACGCGGGCGGCGGTGGCGGCGCCCGCCTCCGGGGCCGGCGGCAGCGCCTCCGGGACCACGCTGACGGCGACCGCGGGCCCCGACGGGGAGGCCGACGAGGACGCCGAGCTGCGGATCGAGAAGTGGGGCCGGATCGGTGTCGCGCTCACGATCGTGGCGGTGCTGCTGCACTTCGCGGCGCTGGTCTCCCGCGGCCTCGGCTCGGACCCGATCCGGGTGCCGTGGGGCAACATGTACGAGTTCACCCTGGCCGGCGCCTTCGGCGTCTCGCTGATGTACCTCGTGCTGGGCCGCCGCCACAACCTGCGCTGGATGGGGCTGCCGGTCACCGGCTTCGAGATCATCGTGCTGATGCTGGCGGTGCTGCTGCTCTACGTGCCCGCGGGGCCGCTGGTGCCGGCGCTGCACTCCTACTGGCTGGTGATCCACGTGATGGCCGCGGTGATCGCCTCCGGCGCCTTCGCGGTCGGCGCGATCGCCTCGCTGCTGTTCCTGGTCAAGGAGCGCTCGATCAACCGCGGCCGGCTGCGTCCCGGCGGCTACCTGGACCGGCTCCCCGACCTGCCGTCGCTGGACCGCGTCGCCTACCGGCTGCACGCCTTCGGCTTCCCGATCTGGACCTTCGCGGCCCTGGTGGCCGGCCCGGTGTGGGCCGAGTACGCCTGGGGCAGCTACTGGAACTGGGACCCCAAGGAGGTGTGGGCCTTCATCAGCTGGGTGGTCTATGCCGCCTACCTGCACGCCCGGGCGACCGCCGGCTGGCGCGGCCGCGCCGCCGCGGTGATCGCGCTGGTCGGGTTCGCCACGCTGCTGTTCAACTTCGTCGGGATCAACTTCTTCTTCGGCGGCGGCAGCATGCACTCCTACGCCGGCGGCTGA